The following coding sequences lie in one Zingiber officinale cultivar Zhangliang chromosome 2B, Zo_v1.1, whole genome shotgun sequence genomic window:
- the LOC122046707 gene encoding chaperone protein ClpB3, mitochondrial-like produces the protein MFGRAATAKLARSACSAAARRRRSSSLRPALSSHPAPAASPAARLSGVLPYSPLVGGPSFLGCSLDKGLDRRQFHSSTPLRYNHGGGAQITQTESTEMAWDGIIGAIDAARQYKQQVVETEHLMKALLEQKDGLARRIFTKAGVDNTSVLQATDDFISQQPKVIGDTSGPILGQNLITLFDNAKKFKKEFSDEFLSVEHLVLAFLSDKRFGQQLLKNLKLSEKELRDAVTAVRGSERVTDQNPEGKYQALEKYGNDMTELAKRGKLDPVIGRDDEIRRCIQILSRRTKNNPVIIGEPGVGKTAIAEGLAQRIVRGDVPEPLLNRKLISLDMGSLLAGAKFRGDFEERLKAVLKEVSASNGQIILFIDEIHTVVGAGATGGAMDAGNLLKPMLGRGELRCIGATTLNEYRKYIEKDPALERRFQQVYCGQPSVEDSISILRGLRERYELHHGVKISDGALVAAAMLSDRYITERFLPDKAIDLIDEAAAKLKMEITSKPTELDEVDRAVLKLEMEKLSLKNDSNKASKERLSKLETDLDSLKQKQNELTVQWEQEKSLMNKISSIKEEIDRVNLEMEAAEREYDLSRAAELKYGTLISLQKQLQEAEQKLAEFQQSGKSMLREEVTDLDIAEIVSKWTGIPISNLQHSERDKLVHLEEVLHKRVVGQDIAVKSVADAIRRSRAGLSDPNRPIASFMFMGPTGVGKTELAKALAGYLFNTENALVRIDMSEYMEKHAVSRLVGAPPGYVGYEEGGQLTEIVRRRPYSVVLFDEIEKAHQDVFNILLQLLDDGRITDSQGRTVSFTNSVVIMTSNIGSHFILDTLRTTHDTEEAVYELMKKQVIELARQTFRPEFMNRIDEYIVFKPLDKTQISRIVEMQLDRLKERMKQKNIYLQYTPTAVELLGNLGFDPNFGARPVKRVIQQMVENEIALAVLRGDFKEDDTIIVDADQSLKDLPPHKKLVIRKVDNIHLPDALAA, from the exons ATGTTCGGCCGCGCAGCAACCGCCAAGCTCGCCCGGTCCGCCTGTTCGGCCGCGGCGCGCCGCCGCCGCTCTTCCTCCCTCCGCCCCGCCCTCTCCTCGCACCCCGCGCCGGCCGCCAGCCCTGCGGCTCGACTCTCCGGTGTCCTCCCGTACTCACCCTTGGTCGGAGGCCCGAGCTTCCTCGGCTGCTCCTTGGACAAGGGTCTAGACCGTCGCCAGTTCCACTCCTCCACTCCTCTTCGCTATAACCATGGCGGCGGAGCTCAG ATCACTCAAACAGAGTCCACTGAGATGGCATGGGATGGAATCATTGGTGCAATAGACGCCGCGCGACAATATAAGCAGCAAGTGGTGGAAACTGAACATCTTATGAAAGCTCTTCTAGAGCAGAAAGATGGTTTGGCTCGAAGAATCTTTACTAAGGCTGGAGTTGACAACACATCTGTTCTGCAAGCTACAGATGACTTTATTTCACAGCAACCCAAG GTTATTGGTGACACAAGTGGGCCTATATTGGGACAAAACTTAATTACACTCTTTGACAATGCAAAGAAATTTAAAAAGGAGTTTAGTGATGAATTTCTGTCAGTTGAACATCTTGTCCTGGCATTCTTGTCAGACAAAAGATTTGGTCAACAATTATTGAAGAATCTCAAACTCAGTGAGAAAGAGCTGAGGGATGCGGTGACTGCTGTGCGTGGAAGTGAAAGAGTCACTGACCAAA ATCCTGAAGGGAAATATCAAGCACTAGAGAAATATGGCAATGATATGACAGAACTTGCCAAACGTGGTAAACTGGACCCTGTTATAGGTCGTGATGATGAAATACGACGCTGTATTCAGATTTTATCTAGGAGAACAAAAAACAATCCTGTGATTATTGGTGAACCTGGTGTTGGGAAAACAGCCATTGCTGAAGG ATTAGCCCAACGCATTGTGAGAGGAGATGTTCCAGAACCATTACTGAATAGAAAG CTGATATCTTTGGATATGGGTTCACTGCTTGCGGGGGCTAAATTTCGTGGCGACTTTGAAGAAAGATTGAAAGCCGTACTAAAAGAAGTTTCTGCTTCCAATGGCCAGATCATTCTATTCATCGATGAGATTCATACTGTAGTTGGTGCAG GAGCTACTGGTGGGGCAATGGATGCTGGAAACTTGTTGAAACCTATGCTGGGTCGAGGAGAGCTCCGTTGTATTGGAGCTACTACCTTGAATGAGTACAGGAAGTACATTGAAAAGGATCCAGCATTGGAGCGTAGGTTTCAACAAGTGTATTGTGGTCAGCCATCTGTAGAAGATTCCATATCAATACTTCGAGGACTCCGTGAGCGCTATGAGTTGCACCATGGTGTCAAAATATCTGACGGTGCTCTTGTTGCAGCAGCAATGCTTTCTGATCGGTACATCACTGAACGTTTTTTGCCTGACAAAG CCATTGATCTCATTGATGAAGCTGCTGCAAAGCTGAAAATGGAGATAACATCCAAACCCACAGAGTTGGATGAGGTGGACAGAGCAGTGCTGAAATTAGAGATGGAGAAGCTTTCCTTGAAAAACGATAGCAACAAAGCTTCCAAAGAACGACTAAGCAAGCTGGAAACTGATTTAGACTCACTCAAGCAAAAACAGAATGAGTTAACAGTGCAATGGGAGCAAGAAAAATCATTAATGAATAAAATAAGTTCAATTAAAGAGGAG ATTGATAGAGTCAACTTGGAGATGGAAGCTGCAGAGCGTGAGTATGATCTGAGCCGCGCAGCTGAACTGAAGTACGGTACACTTATTTCCCTGCAAAAACAGCTCCAAGAGGCTGAGCAGAAGCTTGCTGAATTCCAACAGTCTGGGAAATCAATGCTTCGGGAGGAAGTCACAGATCTTGATATTGCTGAAATTGTTAGCAAATGGACTGGTATACCAATCTCTAACCTTCAGCATTCAGAGAGAGATAAATTGGTTCATTTGGAGGAAGTTTTGCACAAGAGAGTGGTCGGTCAGGATATCGCTGTTAAATCCGTGGCTGATGCTATTCGTCGTTCTAGAGCAGGATTATCAGATCCAAATCGTCCTATAGCAAGTTTCATGTTTATGGGTCCTACTGGTGTTGGCAAAACTGAGCTCGCAAAAGCTTTGGCTGGTTATCTTTTCAACACAGAGAATGCACTTGTAAGAATAGATATGAGCGAGTACATGGAAAAGCATGCAGTTTCTCGGTTAGTTGGTGCGCCGCCTGGTTATGTTGGTTATGAGGAAGGAGGCCAGCTTACTGAAATTGTACGACGGAGACCTTATTCTGTAGTGCTTTTTGATGAAATTGAGAAGGCACACCAGGACGTCTTCAACATTCTGTTGCAACTGCTTGATGATGGAAGAATCACTGATTCACAGGGAAGGACTGTCAGTTTTACAAATTCAGTTGTGATTATGACATCAAACATTGGTTCACACTTCATCCTGGACACGCTTCGAACTACACATGACACGGAGGAGGCTGTGTATGAACTGATGAAGAAGCAAGTCATTGAATTGGCTAGGCAAACATTTCGCCCTGAATTCATGAACCGGATCGATGAATACATCGTATTTAAGCCTCTGGACAAGACTCAGATCAGTCGCATTGTGGAGATGCAG TTGGACCGTTTGAAGGAGAGGATGAAACAAAAGAACATCTACCTACAATATACTCCAACAGCAGTTGAGCTTCTCGGAAACCTCGGTTTTGACCCTAATTTTGGTGCCAGACCTGTTAAGAGGGTGATCCAGCAGATGGTTGAGAACGAGATTGCACTTGCCGTGCTGCGAGGAGATTTCAAGGAAGATGACACCATTATAGTGGATGCTGATCAATCTCTCAAAGATCTCCCCCCTCACAAGAAACTAGTCATAAGAAAAGTGGACAACATCCATTTGCCTGATGCACTGGCAGCTTAA